The following are from one region of the Psychromonas sp. psych-6C06 genome:
- the cysK gene encoding cysteine synthase A, with protein sequence MSKIFSDNSQTIGHTPLVRLNNVTSGNVFAKVESRNPSFSVKCRIGANMIWEAEKNGTLTKDVELVEATSGNTGIALAFVASARGYKITLTMPNTMSIERRKLLKALGANLVLTDGALGMKGAINKAEELAESNPGKYLVLRQFENPANPQIHEKTTGPEIWNDTDGEIDVFVAGVGTGGTISGVSRYIKETQGKAIVSVAVEPTDSPVISQTLAGEDVKPGPHKIQGIGAGFIPKNLDISLIDRAEQVSNDDAIEMARRLMEEEGILAGISSGAAVVAASRLAAEPEYKDKNIVVILPSSGERYLSTALFAGVFEGETFA encoded by the coding sequence ATGTCAAAAATATTCAGCGATAACTCACAAACTATCGGTCACACTCCACTGGTACGCTTAAATAACGTAACGTCTGGTAATGTCTTTGCAAAAGTTGAAAGTCGTAACCCTAGCTTCAGTGTTAAATGTCGTATCGGTGCAAATATGATTTGGGAAGCTGAAAAGAACGGTACGCTGACTAAAGATGTTGAGCTAGTCGAAGCAACTAGTGGTAACACGGGTATTGCACTTGCATTTGTAGCTTCTGCTCGTGGCTATAAAATTACTCTTACTATGCCGAATACAATGAGTATTGAGCGCCGTAAACTATTAAAAGCATTAGGCGCAAACCTAGTTTTGACTGATGGCGCTTTAGGAATGAAAGGTGCAATCAATAAAGCAGAGGAACTTGCTGAATCTAATCCAGGAAAGTACCTTGTATTACGCCAATTTGAAAACCCTGCAAATCCACAGATTCATGAGAAGACAACCGGTCCTGAAATTTGGAACGATACTGATGGTGAAATCGATGTGTTTGTTGCAGGTGTAGGTACTGGTGGTACAATTTCTGGTGTTAGTCGTTACATAAAAGAGACACAGGGTAAAGCGATTGTTAGTGTTGCTGTTGAGCCGACTGACTCGCCTGTGATTTCACAGACACTAGCCGGTGAAGATGTGAAGCCTGGACCGCATAAAATCCAAGGTATTGGCGCTGGCTTTATTCCTAAGAACTTAGATATTTCTCTTATCGACCGTGCTGAACAAGTAAGCAATGATGATGCAATTGAAATGGCGCGTCGCTTGATGGAAGAAGAAGGTATTTTAGCGGGTATCTCGTCAGGTGCGGCAGTTGTTGCAGCATCGCGTTTAGCTGCTGAACCTGAATATAAAGATAAAAATATTGTTGTAATTTTACCAAGTTCTGGTGAGCGTTACCTTTCAACAGCACTTTTTGCAGGTGTATTTGAAGGCGAAACTTTCGCATAA
- a CDS encoding HPr family phosphocarrier protein, with product MYQKTVTITAPNGLHTRPAAQFVKEAKSFASDISVEVGGKSASAKSLFKLQTLGLTQGTSVNIKAEGADEQKAVDTLVALMATLV from the coding sequence ATGTATCAAAAAACAGTAACAATTACAGCTCCAAACGGCCTTCATACTCGTCCAGCTGCTCAGTTTGTTAAAGAAGCAAAATCATTTGCATCGGATATCTCAGTAGAAGTAGGCGGTAAATCTGCAAGTGCAAAAAGCTTATTCAAGCTACAAACTTTAGGTTTAACTCAAGGTACATCAGTAAATATTAAAGCTGAAGGCGCTGACGAACAAAAAGCAGTTGATACTTTAGTTGCATTAATGGCAACACTTGTATAA
- the ptsI gene encoding phosphoenolpyruvate-protein phosphotransferase PtsI — MISGILASPGITFAKALLLQEDEISLNTDKVEDTNLEVSRFLDGRAKASAQLEVVKQKALETFGEEKEAIFEGHIMLLEDEELEEDIVAYIKKHKCSADFAINQIVEENATMLQELDDPYLRERASDFRDIGSRLLKNVLGIEIVNLSNISEEVVLIANDLTPSETAQINLDKVLGFITDIGGRTSHTSIMARSLEIPAIVGTNDITRRAKNGDIVILDALNNKIIINPSEAELADAKEIKAAFLAEKEELAKLKDLPAMTLDGHHVEVCSNIGTVKDTDGAKRNGAEGVGLYRTEFLFMDRDQLPTEEEQFIAYKEVVEAMEGKACIIRTMDIGGDKDLPYLDLPTEMNPFLGWRAIRICFDRPEIMNPQLRALLRASAFGKVRIMFPMIISVEEIRKLKEILSTLKAELTAEGHHFDPAIEIGVMIETPAAAAIAHHLIKEVEFFSIGTNDLTQYTLAVDRGNELISDLYNPMTPSVLSIIKTVIDASHAAGKWTGMCGELAGDERATLLLLGMGLDEFSMSAISIPTVKKIIRNTNFTDVKALADKALSVATAAEIEALVTEFNKTKGIN, encoded by the coding sequence ATGATATCTGGCATTCTAGCATCCCCTGGCATCACTTTCGCAAAAGCATTGTTATTACAGGAAGATGAAATCTCTCTCAACACGGATAAAGTTGAAGATACAAATTTAGAAGTTTCTCGTTTCCTGGATGGACGCGCAAAAGCTTCTGCTCAGCTTGAAGTGGTTAAACAAAAAGCACTTGAAACATTCGGTGAAGAGAAAGAGGCAATCTTTGAAGGGCATATTATGCTTCTTGAAGATGAAGAGCTAGAAGAAGATATCGTAGCTTACATTAAGAAACATAAGTGTTCTGCAGATTTCGCAATTAACCAAATTGTGGAAGAGAATGCTACTATGTTACAAGAGCTTGATGATCCCTACCTGCGTGAACGAGCTTCCGATTTCCGTGATATCGGAAGTCGCTTGCTAAAAAATGTACTAGGTATTGAGATTGTAAACTTAAGCAATATCAGTGAAGAAGTTGTTTTGATAGCAAACGATTTAACTCCATCTGAAACAGCGCAAATCAATCTGGATAAAGTTTTAGGTTTTATTACTGACATCGGTGGCCGTACTTCACATACCTCTATTATGGCTCGCTCTTTAGAGATTCCTGCAATTGTTGGCACCAACGATATCACTCGACGTGCAAAAAATGGTGATATTGTTATTCTAGATGCGCTAAATAACAAAATCATTATTAACCCAAGCGAAGCTGAATTAGCCGACGCTAAAGAAATTAAAGCAGCATTCCTTGCAGAAAAAGAAGAACTTGCAAAATTAAAAGATCTGCCTGCAATGACCCTTGACGGTCATCATGTAGAGGTTTGCTCTAATATTGGTACCGTAAAAGATACAGATGGTGCAAAGCGAAATGGTGCTGAAGGTGTTGGTCTATACCGTACTGAATTTTTATTCATGGATAGAGACCAGCTACCAACTGAAGAAGAGCAGTTTATTGCATATAAAGAAGTTGTAGAAGCGATGGAAGGCAAAGCCTGTATCATCCGCACAATGGATATTGGTGGCGATAAAGATTTACCATATTTAGATTTACCAACCGAGATGAACCCATTCTTAGGATGGCGTGCAATTCGTATCTGCTTTGATCGCCCTGAAATTATGAACCCGCAACTACGTGCATTACTTCGCGCTTCAGCATTTGGTAAAGTGCGTATCATGTTCCCGATGATCATCTCAGTTGAAGAGATTCGTAAACTTAAAGAAATTTTATCGACGCTAAAAGCTGAATTAACTGCAGAAGGCCATCACTTTGACCCAGCTATTGAAATTGGCGTTATGATTGAAACACCGGCGGCAGCTGCAATTGCTCACCACTTAATTAAAGAAGTTGAGTTCTTTAGTATCGGTACCAATGACTTAACTCAATATACATTAGCAGTGGACCGTGGTAACGAATTGATTTCTGACCTTTACAATCCGATGACACCGTCTGTATTAAGCATTATAAAAACTGTCATTGATGCTTCTCATGCGGCAGGTAAATGGACTGGCATGTGTGGTGAGCTTGCCGGAGATGAGCGCGCAACACTTCTATTATTAGGTATGGGCCTTGATGAGTTCTCTATGAGTGCAATCTCAATCCCGACGGTTAAGAAAATTATCCGTAATACTAATTTTACCGATGTTAAAGCATTAGCCGATAAAGCATTATCAGTTGCAACTGCAGCTGAAATCGAAGCCCTGGTAACTGAGTTTAATAAGACCAAAGGCATTAACTAA
- the crr gene encoding PTS glucose transporter subunit IIA: MGFFDSLKKAVSGNTQSDDTIDIVAPLSGEIVAIEDVPDVVFAEKIVGDGIAIRPTGNKMVAPCDGEIGKIFETNHAFSLESDTGIELFVHFGIDTVELKGEGFTRVAQEGQKVKAGDTIIEFDLEFLKDKAKSILTPVVISNMDEIKELQKMSGTVEVASDAVLKIVK, encoded by the coding sequence ATGGGTTTTTTCGATTCATTAAAAAAAGCAGTATCAGGTAACACACAATCTGATGATACAATTGACATCGTTGCACCACTTTCAGGTGAAATAGTAGCGATTGAAGATGTGCCAGATGTTGTTTTCGCAGAAAAAATTGTTGGCGATGGTATCGCAATTCGCCCAACGGGTAATAAAATGGTTGCACCTTGTGATGGTGAAATCGGTAAAATTTTTGAAACTAATCACGCTTTCTCTTTAGAGTCAGACACTGGTATCGAACTTTTCGTGCACTTTGGTATTGATACTGTTGAGCTAAAAGGTGAAGGTTTCACTCGCGTTGCACAGGAAGGCCAAAAAGTAAAAGCGGGAGATACAATTATCGAGTTCGATTTAGAGTTCCTAAAAGACAAAGCAAAATCAATCTTAACACCTGTTGTAATTTCAAACATGGATGAGATTAAAGAGCTTCAAAAAATGTCTGGCACTGTAGAAGTTGCTTCAGATGCAGTATTAAAAATCGTTAAATAG
- a CDS encoding ArsC family reductase, whose product MTILYGIPNCDTVKKAQKWLTQNNIDYSFHDYRKDGLDESLIQSFLTKHKWTDLLNKRSTSYRALSDSQKETLNEVNAIQLFIEFPTLIKRPLIIHGDASQLGFKAQAYQDFFAV is encoded by the coding sequence GTGACAATTCTTTATGGTATCCCCAATTGCGACACGGTCAAAAAAGCACAAAAGTGGCTTACGCAAAATAACATCGATTACTCTTTTCATGATTACCGCAAAGATGGCTTAGATGAATCATTAATCCAGAGCTTCCTTACTAAACATAAATGGACTGACTTATTAAACAAGCGCAGTACAAGTTATCGTGCACTAAGTGATTCACAAAAAGAGACGCTTAATGAAGTTAATGCGATTCAATTATTTATTGAGTTCCCAACATTAATCAAACGCCCTCTTATAATTCATGGAGACGCTTCTCAATTAGGGTTCAAAGCACAAGCATATCAAGATTTTTTTGCCGTTTAA
- the dapE gene encoding succinyl-diaminopimelate desuccinylase has product MSDSPVLALLKDLISRPSITPNDAGCQPLLIERLEKLGFVCEVMEFEDTLNLWARRGTARPLFCFAGHTDVVPTGPEHLWKCPPFQPTVINGYLYGRGAADMKSGLSAFMIAVEQFVEQNQNHNGSIALLITSDEEGPFINGTTRVIDTLEARNEKIDYCIVGEPSSTDHVGDTIKNGRRGSLTAELTVKGVQGHVAYPHLVKNPIHSCMAAMADLTATEWDKGNEYFPPTSFQITNFNSGTGASNVVPGTAQIQSNFRYSTELTAEQIISRFEATLKTHDVDYEVNWTYNGSPFITQPGSLTDAVSEAIKQVTGLTTELSTSGGTSDARFIAPTGAQVVEVGPSNKTIHKINESVNVADLESLVDIYQVTLENLLTCD; this is encoded by the coding sequence ATGTCTGACTCTCCCGTATTAGCATTATTAAAAGATTTAATTAGTCGCCCCTCTATCACCCCTAACGATGCAGGTTGCCAGCCTTTATTAATTGAACGCTTAGAAAAACTAGGCTTTGTCTGTGAGGTGATGGAATTCGAAGATACACTCAACCTTTGGGCGCGCCGTGGTACAGCAAGGCCACTCTTTTGCTTTGCCGGACATACCGACGTTGTTCCGACTGGTCCAGAACATCTATGGAAGTGCCCTCCATTTCAACCTACGGTCATAAATGGCTACCTTTATGGACGTGGCGCTGCAGATATGAAAAGTGGATTATCTGCGTTTATGATCGCTGTTGAGCAATTTGTCGAACAGAATCAAAATCATAACGGCTCTATCGCATTGCTTATTACAAGCGATGAGGAAGGCCCCTTTATTAATGGCACTACACGTGTCATTGATACACTCGAAGCGCGTAATGAAAAAATCGATTACTGTATTGTGGGTGAGCCTTCAAGTACTGATCATGTTGGTGATACCATCAAAAATGGTCGTCGAGGATCTTTAACAGCCGAACTTACAGTTAAGGGTGTACAAGGCCACGTAGCTTATCCACATCTAGTCAAAAATCCGATCCATAGTTGTATGGCTGCAATGGCAGATTTGACTGCGACGGAATGGGATAAAGGTAATGAATACTTTCCACCGACTAGTTTTCAAATAACAAATTTTAATTCTGGAACGGGAGCAAGTAATGTCGTCCCAGGCACTGCGCAAATTCAAAGTAACTTCCGCTACTCAACCGAATTAACTGCAGAGCAAATCATTTCTCGCTTTGAGGCGACCTTAAAGACACATGATGTCGACTATGAAGTAAACTGGACTTATAACGGTTCACCTTTTATTACACAGCCTGGTTCGTTGACGGATGCAGTTAGCGAAGCGATTAAACAAGTAACAGGATTAACAACAGAGCTTTCTACTAGTGGAGGCACTTCAGATGCGCGCTTTATTGCGCCAACAGGCGCTCAGGTTGTGGAAGTAGGTCCAAGCAATAAAACCATCCATAAAATTAATGAAAGCGTTAATGTGGCTGATTTAGAGTCATTAGTCGATATATATCAAGTTACCTTAGAAAATTTACTGACATGCGATTAG
- a CDS encoding M15 family metallopeptidase, which produces MRLVELTGQVETHLCLLNKQTLLHHKVRSPFIELQKSAKRAGFNLQIASGFRSFERQKLIWNNKYSGKNKVVDKNENRLDISRISELEKLYAILHWSALPGASRHHWGTDFDIYDPTLLPVNRSLQLINAEYQNGGYFSALSEWLSDNMSQFDFYRPYQHDLGGVAPEPWHISYYPIAQGCLKEITASTLYDLIMENNILGKSLICQQLPMIYEKYICNINSYGK; this is translated from the coding sequence ATGCGATTAGTAGAGTTAACTGGGCAGGTAGAAACACACCTCTGTTTGCTCAATAAGCAGACCTTATTGCATCATAAAGTGCGTTCACCATTTATTGAACTACAAAAGTCAGCAAAACGTGCTGGTTTTAACTTACAAATCGCCAGTGGTTTTCGTAGTTTTGAGCGCCAAAAACTAATTTGGAACAATAAATACTCGGGTAAAAACAAAGTGGTCGATAAAAATGAGAACCGCCTTGATATTTCGCGTATATCTGAGCTAGAAAAATTATATGCAATCTTACACTGGTCTGCTCTTCCCGGTGCCAGTCGGCACCATTGGGGAACCGATTTTGATATTTATGATCCCACTTTATTACCAGTAAATCGTAGCTTACAACTTATAAACGCTGAGTATCAGAATGGAGGATATTTCTCAGCTTTGAGCGAATGGCTCAGTGATAACATGTCCCAGTTCGATTTTTATCGCCCCTATCAACATGATTTAGGGGGGGTAGCGCCTGAGCCTTGGCACATTAGCTATTATCCCATAGCACAAGGTTGTCTTAAAGAGATAACCGCTTCCACCCTTTATGATCTCATTATGGAAAATAATATCTTAGGTAAGTCGCTAATTTGCCAACAGTTACCTATGATATATGAGAAATATATTTGTAATATTAACTCATATGGGAAATAA
- a CDS encoding PilZ domain-containing protein produces the protein MSERRRFSRVIFSGDCSLSEEIAGKIELFETELLDISLNGALVQSPKDWHNEPDVAVNLNLTLAGSEIILEINGVVCHQEEGLLGIKFLTLSLESISHLRRLIELNLADEALMHREMSQLINLDEN, from the coding sequence ATGTCAGAAAGACGCCGCTTTTCACGTGTAATTTTTTCTGGTGACTGTTCATTAAGTGAAGAGATTGCCGGTAAAATCGAACTATTTGAAACAGAGCTCCTCGATATTTCACTCAATGGTGCGCTCGTGCAATCGCCTAAAGATTGGCATAATGAACCGGATGTTGCGGTTAATCTTAATTTAACACTTGCAGGTTCAGAGATAATTTTGGAAATAAATGGCGTTGTTTGCCATCAAGAAGAGGGTTTACTTGGTATCAAGTTCTTAACACTTAGCCTCGAGAGTATTTCACACCTAAGGCGATTGATTGAATTAAACTTAGCAGATGAAGCATTGATGCATCGTGAAATGTCTCAGTTAATTAACCTTGACGAAAACTAG
- a CDS encoding PilZ domain-containing protein has translation MDLKAYQSQIKELIPLRQTPDFNELLDKILFGESNSDKFLIKMEINRLAKPCQRLIDLRDKVTEACTLFEIEGTKHYLTKATIPVLKDNIALYGLYTVGAFEAVHEFVSLQKSKLNKQNEIKKPKQTTKEQCEYLTLSQKNKRGAPRMFFVSEVLAETNDGLRFKAYTSNISVTGVKIKLEDDIRLANDELVSITFTGLALEYHDKVLSQAIQYRLVKQENDIDNHSYFYLNYHDSNDTFKSFISDFIRINQYKYKIDVHYYYQLAKISALKHSYLNGMAVLPIYLNEQSPTPLLFTLNNNTNNKISDAWQCDQIDQLPLLFDELRFVKLIAQMSKQQATTVYTFTHNVQGKQYFLSATEEELLEKGLKQLFINCGRSKVSWRVYHLTLRPLKYTSSTEQDITEPTPAIFKKVTHLATLQQLTKAYPFDINTKLDNNDVNQLNQFVHRASDSKAKSKSFTLFSKERRKEERYLYKSEVKITDKKNNFSGHLIDFSLSGLKVKLKQISAFPIGAVLKISFTELQKISKSYPLKELKYRVIKTSPSNILHLQVCQKKSLEICQHFFSTLVKNNEKHFTCIPLQGAKQPTSKHLVDIAEESFLNAVFFISKIANKPTIKFSAIDSIHHSLHKLFSLKSDTPYELNFYPLANNQLYERLVIEQFKDSEEKMVRKEALIYVNVVRNSEGKWHIESFLDDDFNSEKAKVNFIKESQFTGGFYALHYRLTSLPSVDINTIKSEIRAISRFAIHLTKKLEEELKAVEGMIEITDRTEEIINAVNNRS, from the coding sequence ATGGATTTAAAGGCTTATCAGTCGCAAATAAAAGAGCTTATCCCACTTCGCCAAACGCCTGATTTTAACGAGTTACTCGATAAAATTTTATTTGGTGAAAGTAACAGCGATAAATTTCTCATTAAAATGGAAATTAATCGCCTTGCCAAACCTTGCCAGCGATTAATTGACCTTCGAGACAAAGTAACAGAAGCCTGTACGTTATTCGAAATAGAGGGGACTAAACACTACTTAACTAAAGCGACTATTCCAGTGCTTAAGGATAATATCGCTTTATACGGTCTATATACTGTTGGTGCATTTGAGGCTGTTCATGAATTTGTAAGTCTGCAAAAAAGCAAGCTAAATAAACAAAATGAAATCAAAAAACCTAAGCAAACTACAAAAGAACAATGTGAATATTTAACACTTTCACAGAAGAACAAACGCGGAGCTCCGCGTATGTTCTTTGTTTCTGAAGTTTTAGCAGAAACAAATGATGGTTTACGTTTTAAAGCATACACCTCAAACATATCTGTCACAGGTGTAAAAATTAAGCTAGAAGATGATATTCGATTGGCCAATGATGAATTAGTCTCGATAACTTTTACAGGTCTGGCTTTAGAATATCATGATAAAGTGTTATCACAGGCAATTCAGTATCGATTAGTAAAACAAGAAAATGATATCGATAATCACAGTTACTTTTATTTAAACTATCACGATAGCAATGATACCTTTAAATCATTTATCAGCGACTTTATTCGCATTAACCAGTATAAATACAAAATTGATGTACATTATTACTATCAACTCGCTAAAATCAGCGCATTAAAACATAGCTACTTAAATGGAATGGCGGTTCTTCCCATTTATCTTAATGAGCAGTCTCCAACACCACTCCTTTTTACACTTAACAATAATACTAATAATAAGATTAGTGATGCATGGCAATGCGATCAAATTGACCAATTACCCCTACTTTTTGATGAATTACGTTTTGTAAAGCTAATTGCACAGATGTCAAAGCAGCAAGCAACAACTGTTTATACTTTTACTCATAATGTTCAAGGTAAGCAGTATTTTCTCTCAGCTACAGAAGAGGAGTTGCTTGAAAAAGGACTTAAGCAACTGTTCATTAATTGTGGTCGAAGTAAGGTGAGTTGGCGTGTTTACCATCTTACTTTACGCCCATTAAAATACACCTCCTCTACTGAGCAAGATATTACCGAGCCAACACCAGCAATATTTAAAAAGGTAACTCACCTTGCGACGTTGCAACAACTAACAAAAGCTTACCCTTTCGACATTAATACCAAGCTTGATAATAATGATGTAAACCAGCTTAATCAATTTGTACATCGCGCTAGCGACAGTAAAGCAAAATCGAAGAGCTTTACCCTATTCTCAAAAGAAAGGCGTAAAGAGGAGCGTTATCTCTATAAGAGCGAAGTGAAAATCACTGATAAAAAGAATAATTTCAGCGGACATCTTATTGATTTTTCATTATCTGGTTTAAAAGTAAAACTAAAACAAATTAGCGCTTTTCCGATCGGCGCGGTTCTTAAAATTAGTTTTACCGAATTACAAAAGATTTCAAAATCCTACCCACTAAAAGAGCTTAAATATCGGGTTATAAAAACCTCACCAAGCAATATTTTACATTTACAAGTTTGTCAAAAGAAAAGCTTAGAAATCTGTCAGCATTTTTTTTCTACGCTTGTTAAAAATAACGAAAAACATTTTACCTGCATCCCCTTACAAGGCGCTAAGCAACCCACTTCAAAACATTTAGTAGACATTGCAGAAGAGTCTTTTTTAAATGCTGTATTCTTCATTAGTAAAATTGCTAATAAACCGACGATTAAATTTTCTGCAATAGATAGCATTCATCATTCTCTGCATAAATTATTCAGCTTGAAAAGTGATACTCCCTATGAGTTAAACTTTTACCCATTAGCTAATAATCAGCTTTATGAACGATTAGTCATAGAGCAATTTAAAGATAGCGAAGAAAAAATGGTGCGTAAAGAGGCACTTATCTATGTCAATGTAGTAAGAAATAGTGAAGGAAAGTGGCATATTGAAAGTTTCCTCGATGACGACTTTAACTCAGAAAAGGCAAAAGTAAACTTTATAAAAGAGAGCCAGTTTACAGGGGGGTTCTATGCATTACATTATCGCTTAACTTCATTACCAAGTGTTGATATTAATACTATAAAATCTGAAATTAGAGCGATTTCACGGTTTGCTATTCATTTGACCAAAAAACTTGAAGAGGAATTAAAAGCAGTTGAGGGAATGATTGAAATAACTGATAGAACAGAAGAGATTATTAATGCGGTCAACAACAGATCGTAA
- the serB gene encoding phosphoserine phosphatase SerB, with protein sequence MKTIEKLQIPSKAQSLIEWRDDLKQDVADLENIFFENNTLTLRTKAEFCSKAELIIMGETLTTAQLNTLLSLLSSQGVASTMLFSPEVIADVVTMRFLLSDYPDVLKSQLELFAKQATVDFALMEKFPDWSKPGLVLMDMDSTTIQIECIDEIARLYGVGEQVSAVTALAMQGKLDFNESLRTRVSKLENMPISILKEVADNMPLMPGLTSLIAGLKQAGWKVAIASGGFNYFAERLQKDHGFDFTIANTLEIENDYLTGTVTGEIVNADVKARTLKELAEQYSIPMSQTVAIGDGANDLVMMDASAMGIAIHAKPIVQEKAAISLNNLDLQGALAILSAHKNASWKK encoded by the coding sequence TTGAAAACGATAGAAAAACTGCAAATTCCTTCAAAAGCTCAGTCATTAATTGAATGGCGCGATGATTTAAAACAAGATGTGGCTGATCTTGAAAATATTTTCTTTGAAAATAATACGTTAACTTTGCGAACTAAGGCAGAATTTTGCTCAAAAGCCGAGCTTATTATTATGGGCGAAACGCTTACAACTGCGCAACTTAATACATTACTTTCATTGCTTAGCTCACAAGGTGTTGCATCAACAATGCTTTTTTCACCAGAAGTTATTGCTGATGTGGTAACCATGCGTTTTTTGTTGAGTGACTATCCTGATGTATTAAAAAGTCAATTAGAGCTGTTTGCTAAACAAGCGACTGTAGACTTTGCGCTAATGGAGAAATTTCCAGATTGGTCTAAACCAGGTTTAGTCTTGATGGATATGGACTCAACGACGATTCAAATTGAATGTATTGATGAAATAGCGCGTTTATATGGGGTGGGTGAACAGGTTTCTGCAGTAACTGCACTTGCGATGCAAGGTAAACTAGATTTTAATGAAAGCTTACGCACACGCGTCAGTAAACTGGAAAATATGCCTATTTCAATCTTAAAAGAAGTGGCTGATAATATGCCATTGATGCCTGGTTTGACATCATTAATCGCCGGTTTAAAGCAAGCTGGGTGGAAGGTCGCTATTGCCTCTGGTGGCTTTAATTATTTTGCTGAGCGTTTGCAAAAGGATCATGGCTTTGATTTTACGATAGCTAACACGCTTGAAATAGAAAATGATTATTTAACCGGGACTGTGACTGGGGAAATAGTCAATGCAGACGTGAAAGCTCGCACTTTAAAAGAGCTTGCTGAGCAATACTCGATTCCCATGTCACAAACAGTTGCCATCGGTGATGGTGCAAATGATCTGGTGATGATGGACGCTTCTGCGATGGGAATTGCGATTCACGCTAAACCAATCGTGCAAGAAAAGGCTGCTATTTCTTTAAATAATCTTGATCTGCAAGGTGCGCTTGCCATTTTAAGTGCGCATAAAAATGCGTCTTGGAAAAAGTAG
- a CDS encoding AhpA/YtjB family protein: MKSKMYYGLRALQITTLIVVSVVILFQLNELRVISNEVRYQQTEKFSYSLTNLAAAEASRYLGQKKSKDLQLLINELSNDPMVRDATIYDHLGKILYQSNDPLLLPILLKINEPVNDDIKGVIPYIAELYKEDKKIGYIRISLKQDHILRLIFNYQQQSLETLTLLLLLSFFAGSLIMALFFRRAEAAYYRLNKLIPNLIAMNKKS, translated from the coding sequence ATGAAGAGCAAAATGTATTATGGACTGCGAGCTTTACAAATAACGACGCTGATAGTGGTTAGCGTTGTTATTCTGTTTCAGTTAAATGAATTACGTGTTATTTCTAATGAAGTCCGCTATCAGCAAACAGAAAAGTTTTCATATTCACTTACCAATTTAGCAGCGGCGGAAGCATCTCGCTACTTGGGGCAAAAGAAAAGTAAAGATCTGCAATTATTAATTAATGAGCTCAGTAATGATCCAATGGTAAGAGACGCGACAATTTATGACCATTTAGGAAAAATTCTTTATCAATCAAACGATCCACTTTTATTGCCAATTCTCTTAAAAATAAATGAGCCAGTAAACGATGATATCAAAGGCGTTATTCCGTATATTGCTGAATTATACAAAGAAGATAAAAAAATCGGCTACATCAGGATCTCACTAAAACAAGATCATATCTTACGTTTGATTTTTAATTATCAACAACAATCTCTTGAAACACTCACTTTACTATTACTACTCTCTTTTTTCGCAGGTAGCCTAATAATGGCACTTTTCTTTCGTAGAGCAGAGGCAGCCTATTACCGCTTAAATAAGCTAATACCAAATTTAATCGCCATGAATAAAAAAAGTTAA